The Drosophila innubila isolate TH190305 chromosome 3R unlocalized genomic scaffold, UK_Dinn_1.0 2_E_3R, whole genome shotgun sequence genome has a segment encoding these proteins:
- the LOC117792147 gene encoding uncharacterized protein LOC117792147 isoform X1 gives MDSAQTLKVLPSGFCLFCTAKTNLVCHRCGDFYCSKECQLKDWQRHRYICFCIPSLVHPMACSVFTVAELSSGNPEKLPEIGINDIVKPELKVETRKKISSESARMTPSPAPLSTNVQQKECDKKINNANDIVEIITSAKPTNNKNNFNANGTLKKAELTNIRPAVAVAPSSSCIVYITEMISANRCFIRDASESAEKAYFEICEKVNLMGDKLLKKSYIKPCEYALLKYNGRFYRVKAVGKKVVSPRLFLVDEGIIKVDKKIELREISKELLELPFCSSQVQLKDVPNFMLNDHVFEFLKQFESDKFIATYSKNGHVELQHVESKKSLNAMICEFCSNMEIFGKNPLVDKNNSEPAKKGEQQLVSKKETDASKTPIEKSQMSIKSNQKQAENITEISMKISQSIKAMPDPVKMDNNGVDALEVPIKKSQIMENIQKQAAADAALSLINYKAQGTSVDQSPKRDDNQQVFNKNADALEIPIKKSQIMENIQKQVAADAALSLSNYKVPHINYDQNQKRDVNQQVYNKDAALFLSDYQVKGVSTDQSPKRDHNSQEIKLDSKPIADVKSTENLNALQTVELNTEEKKILREYQEKGLTKNHSSQENQLDANTINEKFKANANELHNLLLNTEEKKILQAYQENYSIPIAYEKCKENVIELQGKGLLKDCRENSVTINPATPYVGTQKVNPAIDLVKPNLEPLLKPPFEMRRFSTTNKEGFNVIIVDNADVSRGIFGAFDSINANDLSKLYIYLSEFKDLQPYKPILKEYVIAKYENSWYRAKVKGIKENLYTVIYLEFTNEATITEQDIRRYPEDLTVPCHTNVCILEGFPHRPTKRQIDFLKEKLQMNSRLHVDSVNYLQDIAFIKSKTLIDELNKML, from the exons atggatAGTGCTCAGACTTTAAAAGTGCTACCAAGTGGATTCTGCTTGTTTTGCACAGCTAAAACAAATCTCGTTTGCCATCGATGCGGAGATTTTTACTGCTCAAAAGAATGCCAGCTGAAGGATTGGCAGCGGCATCGatatatttgcttttgtattcCTTCTCTGGTGCATCCCATGGCGTGCTCCGTTTTTACAGTTGCTGAACTCTCATCCGGAAATCCAGAAAAGCTCCCGGAAATAGGGATCAATGATATAGTTAAGCCGGAGCTGAAAGTCGAAACacgtaaaaaaatatcatcGGAATCTGCTCGTATGACGCCGAGCCCCGCCCCACTCTCCACGAATGTGCAGCAAAAGGAATGcgataagaaaataaacaatgcaAATGATATAGTGGAAATTATTACATCCGCTAAGCcgacaaacaacaagaacaatttcAACGCCAATGGGACTCTGAAAAAAGCTGAGTTGACAAATATTCGTCCGGCTGTTGCAGTCGCGCCATCAAGCAGTTGCATTGTTTATATTACAGAAATGATTTCAGCGAATCGTTGTTTTATACGCGACGCCAGCGAATCTGCTGAGAAAGCATATTTTGAAATCTGCGAGAAG GTGAATTTGATGGGCGATAAGCTACTAAAGAAAAGCTACATTAAACCCTGTGAATATGCACTACTCAAATATAATGGACGGTTCTATCGTGTCAAAGCAGTTGGTAAAAAGGTTGTTTCACCACGACTTTTCTTGGTGGATGAGGGCattataaaagttgataaaaagATTGAATTACGCGAAATCAGTAAAGAGCTTTTAGAGCTGCCTTTTTGCAGCTCGCAGGTGCAACTTAAGGATGTACCCAACTTTATGTTAAATGACCATGTCTTTGAGTTTCTCAAGCAGTTTGAGAGCGACAAATTCATTGCAACGTATAGTAAAAACGGACATGTGGAATTGCAGCATGTGGAGTCAAAAAAATCCTTAAACGCAATGATTTGTGAATTCTGTTCAAACATGgaaatttttggcaaaaacCCTTtagttgataaaaataattcagaGCCTGCTAAAAAAGGTGAGCAACAACTTGTTAGCAAAAAGGAAACGGATGCATCAAAAACGCCAATCGAAAAAAGTCAGATGTCTATCAAATCTAATCAAAAGCAGGCTGAAAACATTACAGAAATCAGCATGAAAATTTCACAATCAATTAAAGCAATGCCAGATCCTGTCAAAATGGACAATAATGGTGTGGATGCCTTAGAAGTTCCAATAAAGAAAAGTcaaataatggaaaatattcaaaagcaAGCTGCAGCAGATGCAGCACTCTCCTTAATCAATTACAAAGCACAAGGAACTTCAGTTGATCAGAGTCCTAAAAGAGATGATAATCAGcaagtttttaataagaatGCGGATGCATTAGAAATTCCAATAAAGAAAAGTCAGATAAtggaaaatattcaaaaacaaGTTGCAGCAGATGCAGCACTTTCTTTAAGCAATTACAAAGTACCACACATTAATTATGATCAGAATCAAAAAAGAGATGTTAATCAGCAAGTTTACAATAAGGATGCAGCACTTTTTTTAAGCGATTACCAAGTAAAAGGCGTTAGTACTGATCAAAGTCCTAAAAGGGATCATAATTCAcaggaaattaaattagattcgAAACCAATTGCTGATGTAAAGTCCACAGAAAACTTAAATGCTTTGCAAACCGTTGAGCTGAATactgaagagaaaaaaatactaaGAGAATATCAAGAGAAGGGTCTAACAAAAAATCATAGTTCACAGGAAAACCAATTGGATGCGAATACAATTAATGAGAAAttcaaagcaaatgcaaatgaattgcATAATCTTCTGCTGAATactgaagagaaaaaaattctaCAGGCATATCAAGAAAATTATTCGATACCAATTGCTTATGAAAAATGCAAGGAAAATGTAATTGAACTTCAAGGAAAAGGGTTACTAAAGGATTGTCGGGAAAATTCAGTAACTATAAATCCAGCAACGCCATACGTAGGAACACAGAAAGTTAATCCTGCAATTGATTTGGTCAAACCAAATCTTGAACCTTTGTTAAAACCT CCATTTGAAATGCGACGATTTAGCACTACCAACAAGGAAGgatttaatgttattattgtggATAATGCGGATGTTTCGCGAGGAATCTTTGGCGCCTTTGATAGcataaatgcaaatgatttatcaaaactttatatttatctgTCGGAATTTAAGGACTTACAGCCCTACAAACCGAT CCTCAAGGAGTACGTAATAGCTAAATACGAAAATTCTTGGTACCGCGCCAAGGTGAAAGGAATAAAGGAAAATCTTTACACTGTTATATACCTTGAGTTTACCAATGAAGCAACTATAACCGAGCAGGATATTCGCCGTTATCCAGAAGATTTGACAGTGCCCTGTCACACAAATGTTTGCATACTTGAAG GTTTTCCACACCGGCCAACGAAGcgacaaattgattttttgaagGAGAAGTTGCAAATGAACAGCCGTCTTCATGTTGACAGTGTTAACTATTTACAGGATATAGCCTTTATCAAGTCTAAAACTTTAATTGACGAACTtaacaaaatgttgtaa
- the LOC117792147 gene encoding uncharacterized protein LOC117792147 isoform X3, giving the protein MDSAQTLKVLPSGFCLFCTAKTNLVCHRCGDFYCSKECQLKDWQRHRYICFCIPSLVHPMACSVFTVAELSSGNPEKLPEIGINDIVKPELKVETRKKISSESARMTPSPAPLSTNVQQKECDKKINNANDIVEIITSAKPTNNKNNFNANGTLKKAELTNIRPAVAVAPSSSCIVYITEMISANRCFIRDASESAEKAYFEICEKVNLMGDKLLKKSYIKPCEYALLKYNGRFYRVKAVGKKVVSPRLFLVDEGIIKVDKKIELREISKELLELPFCSSQVQLKDVPNFMLNDHVFEFLKQFESDKFIATYSKNGHVELQHVESKKSLNAMICEFCSNMEIFGKNPLVDKNNSEPAKKGEQQLVSKKETDASKTPIEKSQMSIKSNQKQAENITEISMKISQSIKAMPDPVKMDNNGVDALEVPIKKSQIMENIQKQAAADAALSLINYKAQGTSVDQSPKRDDNQQVFNKNADALEIPIKKSQIMENIQKQVAADAALSLSNYQVKGVSTDQSPKRDHNSQEIKLDSKPIADVKSTENLNALQTVELNTEEKKILREYQEKGLTKNHSSQENQLDANTINEKFKANANELHNLLLNTEEKKILQAYQENYSIPIAYEKCKENVIELQGKGLLKDCRENSVTINPATPYVGTQKVNPAIDLVKPNLEPLLKPPFEMRRFSTTNKEGFNVIIVDNADVSRGIFGAFDSINANDLSKLYIYLSEFKDLQPYKPILKEYVIAKYENSWYRAKVKGIKENLYTVIYLEFTNEATITEQDIRRYPEDLTVPCHTNVCILEGFPHRPTKRQIDFLKEKLQMNSRLHVDSVNYLQDIAFIKSKTLIDELNKML; this is encoded by the exons atggatAGTGCTCAGACTTTAAAAGTGCTACCAAGTGGATTCTGCTTGTTTTGCACAGCTAAAACAAATCTCGTTTGCCATCGATGCGGAGATTTTTACTGCTCAAAAGAATGCCAGCTGAAGGATTGGCAGCGGCATCGatatatttgcttttgtattcCTTCTCTGGTGCATCCCATGGCGTGCTCCGTTTTTACAGTTGCTGAACTCTCATCCGGAAATCCAGAAAAGCTCCCGGAAATAGGGATCAATGATATAGTTAAGCCGGAGCTGAAAGTCGAAACacgtaaaaaaatatcatcGGAATCTGCTCGTATGACGCCGAGCCCCGCCCCACTCTCCACGAATGTGCAGCAAAAGGAATGcgataagaaaataaacaatgcaAATGATATAGTGGAAATTATTACATCCGCTAAGCcgacaaacaacaagaacaatttcAACGCCAATGGGACTCTGAAAAAAGCTGAGTTGACAAATATTCGTCCGGCTGTTGCAGTCGCGCCATCAAGCAGTTGCATTGTTTATATTACAGAAATGATTTCAGCGAATCGTTGTTTTATACGCGACGCCAGCGAATCTGCTGAGAAAGCATATTTTGAAATCTGCGAGAAG GTGAATTTGATGGGCGATAAGCTACTAAAGAAAAGCTACATTAAACCCTGTGAATATGCACTACTCAAATATAATGGACGGTTCTATCGTGTCAAAGCAGTTGGTAAAAAGGTTGTTTCACCACGACTTTTCTTGGTGGATGAGGGCattataaaagttgataaaaagATTGAATTACGCGAAATCAGTAAAGAGCTTTTAGAGCTGCCTTTTTGCAGCTCGCAGGTGCAACTTAAGGATGTACCCAACTTTATGTTAAATGACCATGTCTTTGAGTTTCTCAAGCAGTTTGAGAGCGACAAATTCATTGCAACGTATAGTAAAAACGGACATGTGGAATTGCAGCATGTGGAGTCAAAAAAATCCTTAAACGCAATGATTTGTGAATTCTGTTCAAACATGgaaatttttggcaaaaacCCTTtagttgataaaaataattcagaGCCTGCTAAAAAAGGTGAGCAACAACTTGTTAGCAAAAAGGAAACGGATGCATCAAAAACGCCAATCGAAAAAAGTCAGATGTCTATCAAATCTAATCAAAAGCAGGCTGAAAACATTACAGAAATCAGCATGAAAATTTCACAATCAATTAAAGCAATGCCAGATCCTGTCAAAATGGACAATAATGGTGTGGATGCCTTAGAAGTTCCAATAAAGAAAAGTcaaataatggaaaatattcaaaagcaAGCTGCAGCAGATGCAGCACTCTCCTTAATCAATTACAAAGCACAAGGAACTTCAGTTGATCAGAGTCCTAAAAGAGATGATAATCAGcaagtttttaataagaatGCGGATGCATTAGAAATTCCAATAAAGAAAAGTCAGATAAtggaaaatattcaaaaacaaGTTGCAGCAGATGCAGCACTTTCTTTAAGCA ATTACCAAGTAAAAGGCGTTAGTACTGATCAAAGTCCTAAAAGGGATCATAATTCAcaggaaattaaattagattcgAAACCAATTGCTGATGTAAAGTCCACAGAAAACTTAAATGCTTTGCAAACCGTTGAGCTGAATactgaagagaaaaaaatactaaGAGAATATCAAGAGAAGGGTCTAACAAAAAATCATAGTTCACAGGAAAACCAATTGGATGCGAATACAATTAATGAGAAAttcaaagcaaatgcaaatgaattgcATAATCTTCTGCTGAATactgaagagaaaaaaattctaCAGGCATATCAAGAAAATTATTCGATACCAATTGCTTATGAAAAATGCAAGGAAAATGTAATTGAACTTCAAGGAAAAGGGTTACTAAAGGATTGTCGGGAAAATTCAGTAACTATAAATCCAGCAACGCCATACGTAGGAACACAGAAAGTTAATCCTGCAATTGATTTGGTCAAACCAAATCTTGAACCTTTGTTAAAACCT CCATTTGAAATGCGACGATTTAGCACTACCAACAAGGAAGgatttaatgttattattgtggATAATGCGGATGTTTCGCGAGGAATCTTTGGCGCCTTTGATAGcataaatgcaaatgatttatcaaaactttatatttatctgTCGGAATTTAAGGACTTACAGCCCTACAAACCGAT CCTCAAGGAGTACGTAATAGCTAAATACGAAAATTCTTGGTACCGCGCCAAGGTGAAAGGAATAAAGGAAAATCTTTACACTGTTATATACCTTGAGTTTACCAATGAAGCAACTATAACCGAGCAGGATATTCGCCGTTATCCAGAAGATTTGACAGTGCCCTGTCACACAAATGTTTGCATACTTGAAG GTTTTCCACACCGGCCAACGAAGcgacaaattgattttttgaagGAGAAGTTGCAAATGAACAGCCGTCTTCATGTTGACAGTGTTAACTATTTACAGGATATAGCCTTTATCAAGTCTAAAACTTTAATTGACGAACTtaacaaaatgttgtaa
- the LOC117792147 gene encoding uncharacterized protein LOC117792147 isoform X2: MDSAQTLKVLPSGFCLFCTAKTNLVCHRCGDFYCSKECQLKDWQRHRYICFCIPSLVHPMACSVFTVAELSSGNPEKLPEIGINDIVKPELKVETRKKISSESARMTPSPAPLSTNVQQKECDKKINNANDIVEIITSAKPTNNKNNFNANGTLKKAELTNIRPAVAVAPSSSCIVYITEMISANRCFIRDASESAEKAYFEICEKVNLMGDKLLKKSYIKPCEYALLKYNGRFYRVKAVGKKVVSPRLFLVDEGIIKVDKKIELREISKELLELPFCSSQVQLKDVPNFMLNDHVFEFLKQFESDKFIATYSKNGHVELQHVESKKSLNAMICEFCSNMEIFGKNPLVDKNNSEPAKKGEQQLVSKKETDASKTPIEKSQMSIKSNQKQAENITEISMKISQSIKAMPDPVKMDNNGVDALEVPIKKSQIMELINYKAQGTSVDQSPKRDDNQQVFNKNADALEIPIKKSQIMENIQKQVAADAALSLSNYKVPHINYDQNQKRDVNQQVYNKDAALFLSDYQVKGVSTDQSPKRDHNSQEIKLDSKPIADVKSTENLNALQTVELNTEEKKILREYQEKGLTKNHSSQENQLDANTINEKFKANANELHNLLLNTEEKKILQAYQENYSIPIAYEKCKENVIELQGKGLLKDCRENSVTINPATPYVGTQKVNPAIDLVKPNLEPLLKPPFEMRRFSTTNKEGFNVIIVDNADVSRGIFGAFDSINANDLSKLYIYLSEFKDLQPYKPILKEYVIAKYENSWYRAKVKGIKENLYTVIYLEFTNEATITEQDIRRYPEDLTVPCHTNVCILEGFPHRPTKRQIDFLKEKLQMNSRLHVDSVNYLQDIAFIKSKTLIDELNKML, from the exons atggatAGTGCTCAGACTTTAAAAGTGCTACCAAGTGGATTCTGCTTGTTTTGCACAGCTAAAACAAATCTCGTTTGCCATCGATGCGGAGATTTTTACTGCTCAAAAGAATGCCAGCTGAAGGATTGGCAGCGGCATCGatatatttgcttttgtattcCTTCTCTGGTGCATCCCATGGCGTGCTCCGTTTTTACAGTTGCTGAACTCTCATCCGGAAATCCAGAAAAGCTCCCGGAAATAGGGATCAATGATATAGTTAAGCCGGAGCTGAAAGTCGAAACacgtaaaaaaatatcatcGGAATCTGCTCGTATGACGCCGAGCCCCGCCCCACTCTCCACGAATGTGCAGCAAAAGGAATGcgataagaaaataaacaatgcaAATGATATAGTGGAAATTATTACATCCGCTAAGCcgacaaacaacaagaacaatttcAACGCCAATGGGACTCTGAAAAAAGCTGAGTTGACAAATATTCGTCCGGCTGTTGCAGTCGCGCCATCAAGCAGTTGCATTGTTTATATTACAGAAATGATTTCAGCGAATCGTTGTTTTATACGCGACGCCAGCGAATCTGCTGAGAAAGCATATTTTGAAATCTGCGAGAAG GTGAATTTGATGGGCGATAAGCTACTAAAGAAAAGCTACATTAAACCCTGTGAATATGCACTACTCAAATATAATGGACGGTTCTATCGTGTCAAAGCAGTTGGTAAAAAGGTTGTTTCACCACGACTTTTCTTGGTGGATGAGGGCattataaaagttgataaaaagATTGAATTACGCGAAATCAGTAAAGAGCTTTTAGAGCTGCCTTTTTGCAGCTCGCAGGTGCAACTTAAGGATGTACCCAACTTTATGTTAAATGACCATGTCTTTGAGTTTCTCAAGCAGTTTGAGAGCGACAAATTCATTGCAACGTATAGTAAAAACGGACATGTGGAATTGCAGCATGTGGAGTCAAAAAAATCCTTAAACGCAATGATTTGTGAATTCTGTTCAAACATGgaaatttttggcaaaaacCCTTtagttgataaaaataattcagaGCCTGCTAAAAAAGGTGAGCAACAACTTGTTAGCAAAAAGGAAACGGATGCATCAAAAACGCCAATCGAAAAAAGTCAGATGTCTATCAAATCTAATCAAAAGCAGGCTGAAAACATTACAGAAATCAGCATGAAAATTTCACAATCAATTAAAGCAATGCCAGATCCTGTCAAAATGGACAATAATGGTGTGGATGCCTTAGAAGTTCCAATAAAGAAAAGTcaaataatggaa TTAATCAATTACAAAGCACAAGGAACTTCAGTTGATCAGAGTCCTAAAAGAGATGATAATCAGcaagtttttaataagaatGCGGATGCATTAGAAATTCCAATAAAGAAAAGTCAGATAAtggaaaatattcaaaaacaaGTTGCAGCAGATGCAGCACTTTCTTTAAGCAATTACAAAGTACCACACATTAATTATGATCAGAATCAAAAAAGAGATGTTAATCAGCAAGTTTACAATAAGGATGCAGCACTTTTTTTAAGCGATTACCAAGTAAAAGGCGTTAGTACTGATCAAAGTCCTAAAAGGGATCATAATTCAcaggaaattaaattagattcgAAACCAATTGCTGATGTAAAGTCCACAGAAAACTTAAATGCTTTGCAAACCGTTGAGCTGAATactgaagagaaaaaaatactaaGAGAATATCAAGAGAAGGGTCTAACAAAAAATCATAGTTCACAGGAAAACCAATTGGATGCGAATACAATTAATGAGAAAttcaaagcaaatgcaaatgaattgcATAATCTTCTGCTGAATactgaagagaaaaaaattctaCAGGCATATCAAGAAAATTATTCGATACCAATTGCTTATGAAAAATGCAAGGAAAATGTAATTGAACTTCAAGGAAAAGGGTTACTAAAGGATTGTCGGGAAAATTCAGTAACTATAAATCCAGCAACGCCATACGTAGGAACACAGAAAGTTAATCCTGCAATTGATTTGGTCAAACCAAATCTTGAACCTTTGTTAAAACCT CCATTTGAAATGCGACGATTTAGCACTACCAACAAGGAAGgatttaatgttattattgtggATAATGCGGATGTTTCGCGAGGAATCTTTGGCGCCTTTGATAGcataaatgcaaatgatttatcaaaactttatatttatctgTCGGAATTTAAGGACTTACAGCCCTACAAACCGAT CCTCAAGGAGTACGTAATAGCTAAATACGAAAATTCTTGGTACCGCGCCAAGGTGAAAGGAATAAAGGAAAATCTTTACACTGTTATATACCTTGAGTTTACCAATGAAGCAACTATAACCGAGCAGGATATTCGCCGTTATCCAGAAGATTTGACAGTGCCCTGTCACACAAATGTTTGCATACTTGAAG GTTTTCCACACCGGCCAACGAAGcgacaaattgattttttgaagGAGAAGTTGCAAATGAACAGCCGTCTTCATGTTGACAGTGTTAACTATTTACAGGATATAGCCTTTATCAAGTCTAAAACTTTAATTGACGAACTtaacaaaatgttgtaa